One Salmo salar chromosome ssa01, Ssal_v3.1, whole genome shotgun sequence DNA window includes the following coding sequences:
- the LOC106583710 gene encoding syncoilin translates to MFIWRQAAPQKRWSKEETVCLCCYLHFSASLSRKQVMETPMAVEDLQRGREGESRENLHSEEDYMEEAHSVESSLMAALTHHERSMYGAGFAVQAHITEEVCPVERCVEYTFVQVQGNMDSVGLLFEECIKKVGHLESQRDELVLELLQLEQPMLQATVALRGQLLEARRVLTSVQLEFIHLQIEVGQVKSKLFVTARDCIQSQLALAAQQYEVAQAAVTQEELQAHVQNLTEEVAQLQEAQNNQLNTLKDRARQPSRPRAMSDVTHCRRASLELQQRLSGSMRNLEGWYEPRLLALLRRRQAGEETLRRSRDVGQDLKVRLGPLKEQTQRLELQRACLEERIALMERERVERVAQYKETVDSLEETMRKLKLELCIQKKANRQLEELKKGLLSELHYDR, encoded by the exons ACAGGTGATGGAGACACCAATGGCTGTTGAGGATctacagagagggagggaaggtgagTCTAGAGAGAACTTGCACTCTGAAGAGGACTATATGGAGGAGGCACATTCTGTGGAGAGCAGCCTAATGGCAGCACTAACCCACCATGAGAGAAGCATGTACGGTGCCGGATTTGCGGTTCAAGCACACATCACTGAGGAAGTATGCCCCGTGGAGAGGTGTGTGGAATATACCTTTGTCCAGGTGCAGGGGAACATGGACAGTGTGGGGCTGCTCTTTGAGGAGTGCATCAAGAAGGTGGGCCATCTAGAAAGTCAAAGGGATGAATTGGTACTGGAGCTGTTGCAGCTAGAGCAGCCCATGCTGCAAGCTACTGTGGCCTTGAGGGGACAGTTGCTAGAGGCACGTAGAGTTCTCACCAGTGTCCAATTGGAGTTTATTCATCTGCAAATAGAGGTGGGACAGGTGAAGAGTAAGCTGTTTGTCACAGCCAGGGACTGTATCCAGAGCCAGCTAGCGCTGGCTGCACAGCAGTATGAGGTGGCCCAGGCTGCAGTCACACAG GAGGAGCTCCAGGCCCATGTCCAGAATCTTACCGAGGAGGTAGCCCAGCTTCAGGAAGCCCAGAACAACCAGCTGAACACCCTAAAGGACCGGGCCAGACAACCATCCCGCCCCCGGGCTATGAGCGATGTCACTCACTGCCGACGAGCATCCCTGGAACTGCAGCAGCGCCTCAGTGGCAGCATGAGGAATCTAGAAGGCTGGTACGAGCCACGCCTGCTAGCCCTCCTCCggaggaggcaggctggggaggagACCCTGAGGAGGAGCAGGGATGTGGGCCAGGACCTTAAGGTCAGACTGGGGCCCCTGAAGGAGCAGACCCAGAGGCTGGAGCTGCAGAGAGCTTGTCTAGAGGAGAGGATTGCtctgatggagagggagagggtggagagagtggCACAGTATAAG GAGACTGTGGACTCACTTGAGGAGACCATGAGGAAGCTGAAGCTGGAGCTTTGCATTCAGAAAAAGGCAAACAGACAATTGGAAGAATTGAAGAAGGGACTTTTGAGTGAGCTGCACTATGACAGGTAG